A window from Flavobacterium sp. 83 encodes these proteins:
- a CDS encoding peptidoglycan DD-metalloendopeptidase family protein: MNTLEVILKNIQNVKVIEDSIDYVNYIPLDLSVSNTFFSKQEIATSRDFEEFIEKYLAKDKSKVAFGGYNEERNLYKRSTVFNDNESAERNIHIGLDLWIKAGTPVLAALDGTIHSFKNNVGLGDYGPTIILKHQIENHFFYTLYGHLSLESITKIEIGDRIKKGQQIATLGSSLINGDYSPHLHFQIIKNIGANFGDYPGVCSKNDLDYYLENCPDPNLLLKIT; encoded by the coding sequence ATGAATACATTAGAAGTAATTTTAAAAAACATTCAAAATGTCAAGGTTATAGAGGATTCAATTGACTATGTGAACTACATCCCTTTGGATTTATCTGTTTCAAATACATTTTTTTCAAAACAAGAAATAGCAACATCACGAGATTTTGAAGAATTTATCGAAAAATATTTAGCCAAAGACAAATCAAAAGTTGCTTTTGGAGGATACAATGAAGAGCGTAATTTATACAAGCGCAGTACCGTTTTTAATGACAATGAATCAGCCGAAAGAAATATTCATATTGGATTAGATTTATGGATAAAAGCAGGAACTCCTGTATTGGCTGCACTTGACGGAACAATTCACAGTTTCAAAAATAATGTGGGTTTGGGCGATTATGGTCCAACTATTATTTTAAAACATCAGATAGAAAATCATTTTTTTTATACTTTATACGGTCATCTTTCATTAGAAAGTATTACTAAAATTGAAATTGGAGATCGTATTAAAAAAGGACAACAAATAGCGACTTTGGGAAGTTCACTTATTAATGGTGATTACTCCCCTCACTTACATTTTCAGATTATAAAAAACATCGGAGCTAATTTTGGAGATTATCCTGGAGTTTGCAGCAAAAATGACTTGGATTATTATTTAGAAAATTGCCCTGATCCCAACTTGTTATTAAAAATCACATAA
- a CDS encoding AraC family transcriptional regulator, producing MVSNRCKMAVKEELKKLGLHFIVVDLGEVEIMEIISMDQRGKLKLALLNSGLELMDDKKAMLIEKIKNVIIEMVHHSTENIKVNFSDYLSDKLNHDYTYLSNLFSEVQGTTIEQFIISHKTERIKELIIYGELNITEIAWKMNYSSVAHLSSQFKKVTGLSPSHFKQLKDKRRSPIEEIGNSNDTNN from the coding sequence ATGGTCAGTAATCGCTGCAAAATGGCGGTAAAAGAGGAGTTGAAAAAACTTGGGCTACACTTCATCGTTGTTGATTTAGGCGAAGTCGAAATCATGGAAATTATTTCTATGGATCAACGGGGGAAACTAAAATTAGCATTATTAAATTCAGGACTTGAATTAATGGATGATAAGAAAGCCATGCTGATTGAAAAAATAAAAAATGTGATTATAGAAATGGTTCACCATTCTACAGAAAACATAAAAGTGAACTTTTCTGATTATTTAAGTGATAAACTAAATCACGATTATACCTACTTATCTAATTTATTCTCTGAAGTACAAGGAACTACAATTGAGCAGTTTATAATTTCCCATAAAACGGAACGAATAAAAGAATTAATTATTTACGGTGAATTAAATATTACTGAAATTGCTTGGAAAATGAACTACAGCAGTGTAGCGCATCTATCGAGTCAGTTTAAAAAAGTCACCGGTTTATCTCCTTCTCATTTCAAACAATTGAAGGATAAAAGAAGGAGTCCAATTGAAGAAATTGGTAATTCTAACGATACAAATAATTAA